In the genome of Daucus carota subsp. sativus chromosome 9, DH1 v3.0, whole genome shotgun sequence, the window GATAACGTGTTGGTCGAcagacaaatatatatatggagGCTACGAAGTGTTGGTTTAACAAATTTAGATCGAAAAATAAGGCGAGATCTTCGAGGAGAAATGAAACCACAAGTAACGGAAGAGAAGGTTCGAATGCACCAACGGAAGAAGCACCTTCTGTTGCCACAAAGCAGAAGGTTGCAGCTGCCAAGCAGTATATTGAAAAGCATTACAAGGAACAAATGAAAAATTTGCAGGAGCGGAGAGAGAGGTATGTTTTTTGTGCTTCATTATATTCTGTTCATTGTAGTTTGTATTAGTAGTTCGGTCTGTGTTATTCTGTGACTTGTTCTTGTTGCCTTTTGGATCAATAAACACACCACACTCAATAAAGTTTAGAAAGCTTACGATGCATGTGTGATTAACtctgtttttaattaatctGGCTAGCTTATTAGCTGACATATTGTAGTCTGTGTTAGTAGTCAGGTTGTGTTATTTTGTGATcagttataatttaatataggaACATCTCAAcggttataaattatatgatgcATTTGTGCGTAATTAATGCAGTTCATATTGGTTTAGGACTTCAGGTTATATTTGCGGACTTACTATTTGCGATTGAACATCTGGATCCTATTTTCTTGCTTTCATGCTGGCAAGTATCTAGGTTGATATGTATCACGTGTTTTCTTTGTACTAATGTATGAACTGATTATAATGTGTATATTTGATTACGACTAGCTGGTCTGAAGGTAcaaattctaaatttattacaaataaataagaatattatgCTGACTACATTTAAAGTGTGATTTTTTCAAATTGCTTACTGACATATTATATGACGTGGAtaagttttatatttgtatatgaatGTTTATGTgtcgtatatatatatgtgtgtgtgtgtgtgtattgctGATTTGAATGGTGTTTGCCAGTTGTTTTACATATTGAATCTTCAGAAAGAATTGACCAACACAGAATCATGAAGTAATGTATGCTTCCTTGTCTACCCACGTGCACATTTCAAACTTGATCATGATTCATGATTGCTTCCATCTCCAAAAGAATGAAGTTTAGAAATTCTATTGAGTAAATTGCTAAGTAATGGCTAAACCTATACTGCTGTGGTACTTTGTGAGCAAGATTTTGAAAATTCGCAATAAAGTGGCCATATATTACTTCCCTGAAATTTGGTGGCCACATAATGCTTCCGTTCAAAGAAGTGGCGGTCAAAGTGGCCACCGCTACTTTTGGAAAAATATAAACAGTTCCTGGCTGCCAAATtgcaaatttgaatatttttgctAACAAAATGCTATATTAGGTAAAATCTGGCCACCAATTTGTaacattcatttttttatatcgGGAAAGCTCACTTTGTGTTAAaccttttcttaaaaatattttgggTTTGTTGAAATGTATCCAACGTGATTATAAGCTGATGAGTAATATTTAAATAGAGAAGAAGCAACATGTGAATCATTAGCAATAATAATGTTCAATGGtaagtaaattttttttgtcgATGTTAAGGATGATAAGGTACTGCAACGAAAGATGATAATATGCAATGAAAAAGCAGTTCAACTTATTGTATACCTTTATCATTTACTTCAGGTATTCTGAAggaatttgtatatatttattatttaatactcCTAGTCGTCCTGTTGAAGTTGTGTCTTTCTGCTTTCATCTTTCTCATATAGGTCTTGGTCTTCACAAGTGATGAATTCACTTAAGTATCTCAGATATAAGATCTCAGTTTTTTATTGTCTTTTTGTCAGTAATAACTAATAAGTGTCGTTCGTGTGCCCTAAATACCGACATGGACACAATAAATGTTTTTAGGGTGATCGCATTCAAATTCAATTATTATATTGTAAACTCACTTACATAAGAAAAAGTTAGTTTCTTGATATTAACTCGTAATCTCATGTAATAAACTCATTATAAATATTCCATTTAAACTTTTCTCTACTGAATCGTGGACCTTATCTGGAGCCAGTCAAGTCCAGGCTCAAGTGAGAGATTAATTTCCTACATATAATAAATCTTTGAGCTAATAAGTGAAGTACGTATGAGGGTAAGTACAGAGAAAGGATGAAAAGATTTGAATCTAGAGAACCATGATAGTAACTGCTAGTGAAAGCTTCTATGCAATTAATGTTATAGATAATTGTTAAACAAATTCTTTATAATCTCTATTAAATGCTTTTAACCCTACCGAAGAACTAAACCGTATTTTATCAACGAAATAAGAAAAACATTGttcatatgtaatttttttttttaaatttttaaaaatgctaGCAAAACACTTTAAGAtaactatataaatattttaattgaaacTCTTCTAACTACTATTGTGCTTTGAAACTATTTTTATATCTAATGAAGAGATGCAgtatttgtagagataaatataACGGAAGTAAGCAAAATTTACAAACTTGCCTAAAAAAAGATTTGTAACACACCGATAAGAACTGAAACCTGAAGTATATCATTGCCATGTCAGACGTCATACTGACCAAGCGTTGTCAAACATAATAAAAGCCATGTAAATCATACTTGGTGTAGATGTCGTGCACAAATGAGATCTGCCCCTTATTCCATTTAAATGTTTTTGAAATGTTTTTAGTACACGTGGCTAACTGCTATAACTACTTGTAGTAACAAATGCAACTTTAACTTTCCCATATTTGGCAAATTATATCAATTTAAGTTTAAGGTCCAGGCAAGCTGCCTGTGAATTGAATTAGAATATCCTGCTACTGCATCGTAATAATGTCTGTTTCTTATAAGATGAATTTAGTGACTGATGAACTTTTGTGCAGACGGAATATGCTTGAGAAGAAATTAGCTGATACTGAGGCCACCCCAGAAGAGCAGACCAACATACTCAAGTACCTGGAGAAAAAGGAGACCGAGTACATGCGTCTTCAGAGGCACAAAATGGGTGCAGAGGATTTTGAGCCTTTAACAATGATAGGCAAGGGTGCATTTGGTGAGGTAATATATTGTTTTCCTGTCCCACATTCCGTATGGATGTACTTGTAAAAAGTTGTCTAGCCTTATTCAGGATGGATCCGATTCTTGCTTTTTTGAGTTTCACTGACGAACATGCATATAATATGGAAATCAAGATCTGGCTGTCACTTTTACATGTACCACCTCAATTCGTGTTGTTTCCTGtcatatgaatattataaaaataaatatgataatggaatttcgtaaaaaaattattttattaatataatatttctcTTAAAGgttttaaatcttttttataCTACTAATTTTACTTTAAAAGTTATAATCTCTTttatttgatagaataatatttaaattttataaatacataaattttagcaatatataatttgtaaaaaatatatttgtttatttatttcgtgtactttaCTGTTGTGTTGTGCTCCTCACATAAAAGGTAAACACAATACAAAATCTTCTATGTACTTTTGTGTATACTTTAATGTAACAAAAGTCAAGCCCAAATACTAAATAGCCGTGTCTACTTTCCGcatattgttgaaaattactCTACTAACCTGCCAAAGTCTTGTATATTTCTTAGCCACATCTTTAGTCCTCTTGCCACCTCTTCAAACTTTAATATTTACTGTATAAAACAGGAAAACTATGTTCTGAGCTATTAATTTGTCTTATGCCATGACTGGTGATATTCTGTTCATTTATGTGGGAGACAATTCAGTTGCTCAGAGACTGTCTTATAACCTCAGAGAACTATATGAAACATCATTGATTGTTCTTCACTTTGTTAAAGTTTCTATCTTTTGTTCCGCTTATGATCCCCTCagtataactttttttaaaccaacCTGTGTTGATGATTGTAAATTGAGCATTTATATAGAAATCCTCTTGTGAGAAATCATATTGGTCCCAACTTTCCTTCATCTTCTACAGATACATGCACAACCCTCTCATAAGAATATTATCACTActatcttttataataaaaaatcaaactttttaccCTAAGTTATACTTCTCTCCTCTTTTTCTACAGAAGCATGGTCAACCCTTTTATGAGATGACAATCACTACTTTAATGTTCTATCATCaaaaatacataataatttCTTTACCCTAAATTACACTTCTCTTCATTTCTTTTGCGACATGCAGGTCAGGATATGCAAAGAGAAGACAACCGGCCATGTGTATGCCATGAAAAAGCTGAAGAAGTCAGAAATGCTTCGTAGAGGCCAGGTACAATCTCTTGGAAGAACAAAATAGCGCATATGCCGGTCAATTTCCTTAATAATTTGTGTTCCCTGATTTCCCTCAATAGGTTGAACATGTTAAAGCTGAAAGGAATCTACTTGCAGAGGTTGACAGCAATTGCATTGTCAAACTCTATTGTTCCTTCCAAGATGAAGAGAATCTTTATCTTATAATGGAATATCTTCCTGGTGGAGATATGATGACCTTACTTATGCGAAAAGATACGCTAACGGAAGATGAGGCTAGGTTTTATGTTGGAGAAACAGTTTTGGCTATCGAATCCATCCATAAACACAATTATATTCATAGGTCGGTTACTCGTTTGCTTCTCATAATAGTCGCTTATCAAAAGACAGTCTTCTTTTGTTTCCTTGTAGAGTATCTCTTTAACCTTTCATATAATATGAACTACTGAAGCTCTACACATTCTATTTGTACTACATACTTTTTTCCGTTCTTACCACAAGCATTCTTAATAATATGGCATCTTTTACAAGGTCATTGGCATTggtgaaaataaataatattctcTAGCTCATATGCTTATTACAGGGATATTAAGCCAGACAATCTTCTGCTTGATAGACATGGCCACATGAAACTGTCAGATTTTGGTTTATGTAAGCCACTGGACTGCAGCATTCTTCAAGAGAAAGATTTTTCTGTGGGAAAGAATCTTAGTGGGGCTCTTCAAAGTGATGGGCGTCCTGCAGCACCTAAACGTACTCAACAGGAGCAGCTGCAGCATTGGCAGAGGAACAGAAGGATGCTTGTATGGTTCCTCTCATTTCACACTTATGTTTTAGATATTCTTAATTGACCATCAATAGAAGTATTGATATCCAGTACGTTTTATTTTTATCAGAATTGTGTAACTTTTGCTTTTTGTGAAGCATGTTGATCCTGAATTTCTTTCTTATATGTGATTATGGCACGCTGTGGTGCTAGTTTGAATATTTTTATCCAGCATAAAACAATGAAGATAACAGTTGCTGGCTGTAAGTATAAAACTTTTGCCATCTTAAGATGATGAGTTGGCATGATTTTACTCTCTTCCCTGAGATATCTATAATAGCTTGTTTCTGTCTTGATATGTGTTGATGAAACTTTAtgcttttgttgtttttttctAGTTTCCCTCTATTACAAATCACCCTGCAAATCATAGATGTATATGTATGTCATCTATGGTGACCTAGTTGGAATAACCTTGATATTTGGCTCCTGAATTTTCCAAATTATTCACCTTGTACATGAAAGCAACACACTGTACAATCAAATGAAACATCATGCCTTCtttaataatatcttttttttcttcttttatatgaaaatatttacCCTCTTGTGTGCAGGCTTATTCAACTGTTGGCACACCTGATTACATTGCGCCAGAAGTTTTACTTAAGAAAGGCTATGGAATGGAATGCGATTGGTTTGATTCTGAATTTTCCCTTTTTTCTGTAGTAAGAAGTTATAATTTTCTAATGATTATCATATTGATTATGTTTTGTATAATCTCAGGTGGTCTCTTGGCGCTATTATGTATGAAATGCTTGTTGGGTATCCTCCTTTTTATTCTGACGAACCCATGTCTACTTGTAGAAAggtaatattaatatctttaaatttGGTCATTTGCTTTATACCGATCTGGGTTTTCTATTGCTGTATACTCTCTTGTCACttctgtttatttatttatggaaCGTACATCGTTTTCGAACATGCCAAGGTAAACTATTACAGTAACCTTTTAGTTGCGTCTGTGTGTGTCCATATATATTTCATTCCATATAAGATTCTGGAAAAGACAGCATCTTAAAAATATGAAGTCTTGTACTTTGACATTAAGAGTTTCTAAACATATACTGGTACATGTATAAGATTTAGTTGCATACACAATTACAAACTTTGTTGAGACTCCACTTAAGATACCATCCTCTATGGTGGTTTTTAGTGTTGCTGTCTAAAATATGGCTCTGCTGGATTGTCAACCTCTTCATCATAGTGGGTTGGCAATTCGACATGGTTGAGCGTTTTATCATAGTCTTGGCCTCTGGGCGAGGTACTTAAGCATACAGATAGATGATTGCCATCAAGTTCTCGACCCACCAGTCGTTGGAACttcagtttatatttttatcatgtaAGAATGGAGCATATTGCATTccaaatttgttaatttgatcTGTTCTTTTTGGACCCAAAAATCATTACATGTTTGAAATTATCAGATTTCTTCCCACATTAATTGGACATTGTAATTGTGTATAGTTGCATACATAATTCCAAGTTCCAATCCTTCCTGTCTCTGAAATCTTCTTAAAGTCTGCTTCTTGGTTTGctgacaaattttatttttctaattaatgCAGATAGTGAATTGGAGAACACACTTGAAATTTCCGGAAGAAGCTAAACTGTCTCCAGAAGCAAAAGATCTAATTAGTAAATTATTATGTAATGTTGAAAAGAGATTGGGTACGAAAGGTGCATATGAAATAAAGGTATAATGTGGTGTAATTTCATATAGACTGAAATATTATAAACAACTTGGCAAAATAACGTGGACAGTTACTTATTTTCAGGCTCACCCATGGTTTGCTGGTATCGAGTGGGACAAACTGTATCAAATCAAAGCTGCCTTTATCCCAGAGGTTAATGATGAGTTGGATACTcaaaattttgagaaatttgAAGAGGTAACTAGTTTGTCTAATATATCAATGGTATATCATGTCCGTGGTCCTTTTATTTCTCATGCTTCACTTTGTTCTTGCAGGCAGAACTTCAAATATCCACCGCAGCAAAGGCAGGCCCATGGAGGAAGGTTTGTAATGTAACTTAGACA includes:
- the LOC108202657 gene encoding uncharacterized protein LOC108202657 yields the protein MEATKCWFNKFRSKNKARSSRRNETTSNGREGSNAPTEEAPSVATKQKVAAAKQYIEKHYKEQMKNLQERRERRNMLEKKLADTEATPEEQTNILKYLEKKETEYMRLQRHKMGAEDFEPLTMIGKGAFGEVRICKEKTTGHVYAMKKLKKSEMLRRGQVEHVKAERNLLAEVDSNCIVKLYCSFQDEENLYLIMEYLPGGDMMTLLMRKDTLTEDEARFYVGETVLAIESIHKHNYIHRDIKPDNLLLDRHGHMKLSDFGLCKPLDCSILQEKDFSVGKNLSGALQSDGRPAAPKRTQQEQLQHWQRNRRMLAYSTVGTPDYIAPEVLLKKGYGMECDWWSLGAIMYEMLVGYPPFYSDEPMSTCRKIVNWRTHLKFPEEAKLSPEAKDLISKLLCNVEKRLGTKGAYEIKAHPWFAGIEWDKLYQIKAAFIPEVNDELDTQNFEKFEEAELQISTAAKAGPWRKMLSSKDVNFMGYTYKNFEIVKDHELPGISELKKKTPKTKRPTVKSLFNEEWDSASPPPAQGSFLSLLPTQLEVSKQDGSA